The segment GAGACCTACATAGACTCCGCGGACATCGACCCCGAACACCTCGCACGTATTCACTCCGACCTCGATCTAATCGCAGCCGAGATAGGCTTCGCGGGAGATACACGTACACTCGAAGCCGACGACGAGGAGGGAGAAATATGACCGTTCCCGCGCTCAGGTACAACGAGATTCTAATCGGTCTAATAGTCGCTTTCTCCGTTTTCACAGCGACTTATTTCCTATCCAGCACAGTCCGATCCCTATCCAAAATCATGATAGCCCTACTCGGTTTCGTCATCGGAGTTGTCTCGTATCAGATAGCAATAGGAGGACTATGATCAATGACCAGGGAAATAGAAGACGTCCGACTCCGAGATCCCGACGAATCGTTCGACGAAGACATAGATGCTGAGATAAGAAGCAGCGGGTCAGACATAGAGATCGGCTACCCAACCCGCGAGACTGAGGAAAAAGACGAGGATGTAGGTATGATGCCGGAGGAAATCCGGGACAATCCTATCCTCCGGAAGATGGTCTGGCGAAGGATGCATAAGAAGAACAAGAACTGGATGGCTGCGATATGCCAGGAAACGGGAGGTGGAAAGTCATATGCCGCTCTTCGTATCGCCGAAGTACTCGACCCCGACTTCAGTATCGATCAAGTCGCCTTCAGCATAGACGAGTTCATAGACCTCGTACGTGACGACAGCTACGGACAAGGGAGCGTGATCGTACTCGACGAGGCAGGGGTCGCGGCGGGAGCAAGAGACTGGTACTCTGACAGTAACCAGCTACTCAACCAGGTACTGCAGACCTGGAGGCATCAGAACCGCGCGGCGATCTTCACCCTTCCAGCACTCGGCTTCCTCGATAAAGGAGCCAGGACTCTCCTACACGCGTATCTGGAGCCCATCCGTATTGACTACGAGAAGAATCAGAA is part of the Candidatus Afararchaeum irisae genome and harbors:
- a CDS encoding zonular occludens toxin (zot), with translation MTREIEDVRLRDPDESFDEDIDAEIRSSGSDIEIGYPTRETEEKDEDVGMMPEEIRDNPILRKMVWRRMHKKNKNWMAAICQETGGGKSYAALRIAEVLDPDFSIDQVAFSIDEFIDLVRDDSYGQGSVIVLDEAGVAAGARDWYSDSNQLLNQVLQTWRHQNRAAIFTLPALGFLDKGARTLLHAYLEPIRIDYEKNQNITKFQYLDKNPKATGSATRIYYKYPELQDPETGVRKKYKRLAINLPSEELQEAYEEKKEEFTGDLNDRVAEALEKEEEEERDPREIADEILNDPDAPDLEKFIGDNHGQKYINRTSIRLEYDISKRKTKEVKTLLLEGSENDDLV